CCATATATGGTTTCTTGGTTTAGAGTTATATCAACTCTTGAAAAAGCTACTCAGTTTTTCAAACTCTTACGACGGCCTTCAATTGAATCTAACTCAGTCTGGATTCGATTCAGCTCTTTTTCAATTTTTAGAATATCGTTTGCTTCTGTGGCTTTATTTAATAGAGACCAAAATCTTTCTCTAAGTGCTGATAAGTTAGCTATATTAGCTTCTATATTAATCATCTCTTCTGTTACATCTTCAGAGTTAAATGATTTTGAAGTAACGTTACCTAATGAAGAAATTTGCTCTACAAACAACTCTAGCTTCCTTTCAGGAACCTTCACAACCATCGAGATATCTTCTTGATTGTAATCTCGAATATTATCAGTATAACCAGATTCCTGTGCTACCATTTCTTTCACCTTTTCGGCAGCAGTAGCAGGCTCTTTTACATCAAATTCAATATCAGCAGA
This genomic interval from Spartinivicinus ruber contains the following:
- a CDS encoding DUF4349 domain-containing protein, with product MIKSADIEFDVKEPATAAEKVKEMVAQESGYTDNIRDYNQEDISMVVKVPERKLELFVEQISSLGNVTSKSFNSEDVTEEMINIEANIANLSALRERFWSLLNKATEANDILKIEKELNRIQTELDSIEGRRKSLKN